Proteins encoded together in one Triticum dicoccoides isolate Atlit2015 ecotype Zavitan chromosome 7B, WEW_v2.0, whole genome shotgun sequence window:
- the LOC119341129 gene encoding BEL1-like homeodomain protein 2, which yields MSSNPSYQQQLGFDAMNTCFFGGSGMIGSSEAPFFYPSMPHDAGFASGGAEVAAHFMASSAVMVTSPANQLVWSAAPSRDSHQASMSTDEMNDDAYAVAGESCSTVHSMLPSASGSADFFQYGPREVTIAQPSKMAKLISGEPHCGWLYDGPSAASTHQPYYPTAFSGGGDLPDAVAGAASGLSLRLGAQSSSVTMASMPEQSSEVSCSGLTHVNSEGFGYQQPQAVRAHAGAGQFHLPPYGDVGAGDYELRHVYPQMYSRPPHFSQVLPRSGYAHIAQELLNGFAGCLLKDVAEMTDDSVSDIGSEASLLLSSSCSARTPSSVSSNHLMLPSEEHSADGGRWMEAQRVRNDLLKLLQLMDQRCNRCFDDIQTTASKFSSMVAHPGGGGGAIAPPPFAQRALSAVYRRLRKRITGLIVAVAQRSGGHGEPSSLADKERSWESSFIQKHWALQQLRRGDQQSWRPQRGLPEKSVAVLKAWMFENFLRPYPKDHEKDMLAARSGLSRSQVSNWFINARVRLWKPMIEEMYEELKRSSGRSGDAAELPSSKDVVG from the exons ATGTCTAGCAATCCATCCTATCAGCAGCAGCTGGGGTTCGATGCCATGAACACTTGTTTCTTCGGCGGCAGCGGCATGATCGGTTCTTCCGAAGCGCCATTCTTCTACCCAAGCATGCCTCACGATGCAGGCTTCGCCTCCGGCGGCGCGGAGGTGGCCGCGCATTTCATGGCCAGCAGCGCCGTGATGGTCACTTCGCCGGCGAACCAGCTCGTGTGGTCCGCCGCTCCTTCGCGGGACAGCCACCAAGCGAGCATGTCCACGGATGAGATGAACGACGACGCCTACGCCGTCGCTGGCGAGAGCTGCAGCACCGTGCACTCCATGCTCCCTTCCGCCTCCGGCTCGGCGGACTTCTTCCAGTACGGGCCGAGGGAAGTCACCATCGCCCAGCCGTCAAAGATGGCCAAGCTCATAAGTGGAGAGCCACACTGTGGCTGGCTCTACGACGGACCAAGCGCTGCCTCCACCCACCAGCCGTATTACCCGACGGCGTTCTCCGGCGGCGGCGACCTTCCGGACGCGGTCGCCGGCGCGGCGAGCGGTCTCTCGCTCAGGCTAGGTGCCCAGTCTTCCTCGGTCACCATGGCGAGCATGCCGGAGCAGTCCTCGGAGGTGAGCTGCTCCGGCCTGACCCATGTGAACAGCGAAGGCTTTGGCTACCAGCAGCCTCAGGCCGTCAGGGCTCACGCCGGCGCCGGCCAGTTCCATCTGCCTCCTTACGGCGATGTCGGTGCCGGCGACTACGAGCTGCGGCACGTGTACCCACAGATGTATTCGAGGCCTCCGCACTTCTCGCAGGTGCTGCCGCGGTCGGGATACGCGCACATTGCTCAGGAGCTGCTGAATGGGTTCGCCGGCTGCCTGCTGAAAGACGTGGCCGAGATGACTGATGATTCAGTCAGCGACATTGGCAGCGAGGCGAGCCTCCTGCTCTCATCGAGCTGCTCGGCGAGGACGCCGTCGTCGGTGAGCTCCAACCACCTGATGCTGCCCTCCGAGGAGCACTCAGCCGACGGCGGGAGGTGGATGGAGGCTCAGAGGGTGAGGAACGATCTCCTGAAACTGCTGCAGCTG ATGGATCAGAGGTGCAACCGGTGCTTCGACGATATCCAGACCACGGCGTCCAAGTTCAGCAGCATGGTGGCGCatccgggcggcggaggcggcgccatcgccccgccgccgttCGCGCAGCGGGCGCTCTCCGCGGTGTACCGGAGGCTGAGGAAGCGGATCACGGGCCTGATCGTGGCGGTGGCGCAGAGGTCCGGCGGGCACGGGGAGCCGTCGTCGCTGGCGGACAAGGAGCGGAGCTGGGAGTCGTCCTTCATCCAGAAGCACTGGGCGCTGCAGCAGCTCCGGCGCGGCGACCAGCAGTCGTGGCGGCCGCAGCGCGGCCTGCCGGAGAAGTCCGTCGCCGTGCTCAAAGCCTGGATGTTCGAGAACTTCCTCCGCCC GTACCCGAAAGACCACGAGAAGGACATGCTGGCGGCGAGGAGCGGACTGAGCAGGAGCCAG GTCTCCAACTGGTTCATCAACGCGCGCGTCCGGCTGTGGAAGCCGATGATCGAGGAGATGTACGAGGAGCTCAAGAGGAGCTCGGGGCGCAGCGGCGACGCCGCCGAGCTTCCGAGCAGCAAAGACGTCGTCGGCTAG